A window from Vicinamibacterales bacterium encodes these proteins:
- a CDS encoding ferritin-like domain-containing protein, translating into MPEERHPLHDLFEDQIKDLYSAENQIIKALPKMAKNATNPQLRAAFERHLDETRNQAGRLEQIADELDFSPKGKKCAGMEGLLEEGKEVMSEFDEDTLDAAMIGAAQKVEHYEIAAYGTARAHAELLGYTRAARLLQQTLDEEGRTDKKLSQLAESVVNVEALQEA; encoded by the coding sequence ATGCCAGAGGAACGTCATCCGCTCCACGACCTGTTCGAGGATCAGATCAAGGATCTCTACAGCGCCGAGAACCAGATCATCAAGGCGCTGCCGAAAATGGCGAAGAACGCCACCAATCCGCAGCTGCGGGCCGCGTTCGAGCGCCATCTCGACGAGACGCGCAATCAGGCGGGGCGGCTGGAGCAGATTGCCGACGAGCTCGACTTCTCACCCAAGGGCAAGAAGTGCGCGGGGATGGAAGGATTGCTCGAAGAGGGCAAGGAAGTGATGAGCGAGTTCGACGAAGACACCCTCGACGCGGCGATGATCGGCGCGGCGCAGAAGGTCGAACACTACGAGATCGCCGCCTACGGCACCGCACGCGCGCACGCCGAGCTGCTCGGCTACACCCGCGCCGCTCGCCTGCTGCAGCAGACGCTCGACGAGGAAGGACGCACCGACAAGAAGCTCTCCCAGCTCGCCGAATCGGTCGTCAACGTGGAGGCGTTGCAGGAAGCGTAG
- a CDS encoding ABC transporter permease/substrate-binding protein: MTLLRFLAAHRAEFVGLLLQHLVLVGASTAAAIAIGVPVGILAARRPRLGAPVVWLANVVQTIPSLAMFGFMLPLPIVGGLGARVAIVVLILYALLPIVRTTVAGVRGVERSLVEAGTALGMTPGQLLRQVELPLALPSIVAGIRVAAVIGVGTATIAAAVGAGGLGEYIFRGLSMVDPTVILAGAVPAAALALIVDGLLLAAERGFSRRRGRSVLAIAATAAAILVAAAVWVRASSAGSAIRVGSKNFTEQIILGELLAQEIERDGTRVERRLNLGGTFICDRALRSGDIDLYVEYTGTADAALFKHAVDTDPARVRERVRQAYASAGVTMLPALGFENTFAILVRGDDARRLGLRTIDDAAPHAPRWQAGFGYEFLQRADGYPGLAGRYGLRFGAPPRAMDLSLIYRALAQRQVDLVAGDATSGLIAAYDLVMLEDNRRYFPPYDAVPVARSATLLRHPAVRAAVERLAGRISMADMRLMNQAVDAGRQDPAAVARAFLARLERDRRSKG; the protein is encoded by the coding sequence CGCGGCGTCCGCGCCTGGGCGCGCCGGTGGTCTGGCTCGCCAACGTCGTGCAGACGATTCCGAGCCTCGCCATGTTCGGGTTCATGCTGCCGCTGCCGATCGTCGGCGGCCTCGGCGCCCGCGTCGCCATCGTCGTCCTGATCCTGTATGCGCTCCTGCCAATCGTGAGGACGACGGTGGCCGGAGTGCGCGGCGTGGAGCGCTCTCTCGTGGAGGCGGGCACCGCGCTGGGGATGACGCCGGGCCAGCTGCTGCGCCAGGTCGAGCTGCCGCTGGCGCTGCCGTCGATCGTGGCGGGCATCCGGGTTGCCGCCGTCATCGGCGTCGGCACCGCGACGATCGCCGCCGCTGTCGGCGCCGGCGGGCTCGGCGAATACATCTTCCGCGGTCTGTCGATGGTCGATCCCACGGTGATTCTGGCCGGCGCGGTGCCGGCGGCCGCGCTGGCCTTGATCGTCGACGGCCTGCTGCTCGCGGCCGAACGCGGCTTCAGCCGCCGCCGGGGACGATCCGTGCTCGCCATCGCGGCGACGGCGGCCGCAATCCTCGTCGCGGCTGCGGTCTGGGTCCGCGCCTCCAGCGCCGGCAGTGCCATTCGCGTCGGATCGAAGAACTTCACGGAACAGATCATTCTCGGCGAGCTGCTCGCGCAGGAGATCGAGCGGGACGGCACCCGGGTCGAACGTCGCCTGAATCTCGGCGGCACGTTCATCTGCGATCGCGCGCTTCGCTCCGGCGACATCGATCTCTACGTCGAGTACACCGGGACGGCGGATGCCGCCCTGTTCAAGCACGCCGTCGACACCGATCCCGCCCGCGTCCGCGAACGCGTCCGGCAGGCATATGCATCGGCCGGGGTGACGATGCTGCCGGCGCTCGGCTTCGAGAACACGTTCGCGATTCTGGTGCGCGGCGACGACGCGCGGCGGCTCGGCTTGCGCACGATCGACGACGCGGCGCCGCACGCGCCGCGGTGGCAGGCGGGCTTCGGCTACGAGTTCCTGCAGCGCGCCGACGGGTATCCGGGGCTCGCCGGGCGCTACGGCCTGCGGTTCGGCGCGCCGCCGCGAGCGATGGATCTCTCGCTGATCTACCGCGCGCTGGCCCAGCGTCAGGTGGATCTGGTGGCCGGCGACGCGACCAGCGGTCTGATCGCCGCCTACGACCTGGTCATGCTCGAGGACAACCGCCGCTACTTTCCGCCCTACGACGCGGTTCCGGTTGCGCGCAGCGCGACGCTGCTGCGGCACCCGGCGGTGCGCGCCGCGGTGGAGCGGCTTGCCGGGCGCATCTCCATGGCGGACATGCGACTCATGAATCAGGCGGTCGACGCCGGACGGCAGGACCCGGCGGCGGTGGCCCGGGCGTTCCTCGCGCGGCTTGAACGGGACCGTCGGAGTAAGGGATGA
- a CDS encoding UdgX family uracil-DNA binding protein (This protein belongs to the uracil DNA glycosylase superfamily, members of which act in excision repair of DNA. However, it belongs more specifically to UdgX branch, whose founding member was found to bind uracil in DNA (where it does not belong), without cleaving it, appears to promote DNA repair by a pathway involving RecA, rather than base excision.) — MAKRPAAPTPPAKVGPPVSEMIPPRPTIDKVRQTARGCRACHLYRNATQTVFGEGPRKAEVMLVGEQPGDAEDLAGHPFVGPAGKLLDRALAEAGIDRGTVYVTNVVKHFKFEPRGKRRIHAKPNGAEIAACRPWLETEIALVKPRVLVCLGATAAQALLGKAFKVSQQRGRFVDSPLAPRVTATVHPSSILRAPDDESRHAEMARFIADLRRAAAELH; from the coding sequence ATGGCTAAGAGGCCCGCCGCGCCGACGCCTCCCGCGAAGGTGGGGCCGCCGGTGTCCGAGATGATTCCGCCGCGGCCGACGATCGACAAGGTCCGCCAGACGGCCAGGGGATGCCGCGCGTGCCACCTGTATCGCAACGCGACCCAGACGGTGTTCGGCGAGGGGCCGCGCAAGGCCGAGGTGATGCTGGTCGGGGAGCAGCCGGGGGACGCGGAGGATCTGGCCGGGCATCCATTCGTCGGGCCGGCGGGCAAGCTGCTGGATCGCGCGCTGGCCGAGGCGGGGATCGATCGCGGGACCGTGTACGTGACCAATGTGGTGAAGCACTTCAAGTTCGAGCCGCGCGGCAAGCGGCGCATCCACGCCAAGCCGAACGGCGCGGAAATTGCGGCCTGCCGTCCGTGGCTGGAAACGGAAATCGCGCTGGTCAAGCCGCGCGTGCTGGTCTGCCTCGGCGCGACCGCGGCGCAGGCGCTGCTGGGCAAGGCCTTCAAGGTCTCGCAGCAGCGCGGCCGGTTCGTCGACTCTCCGCTGGCGCCGCGCGTCACCGCCACCGTTCATCCCTCGTCCATCCTGCGCGCGCCGGACGACGAGAGCCGTCACGCCGAGATGGCGCGGTTCATCGCCGACCTTCGCCGCGCGGCGGCCGAGCTGCACTGA
- the queG gene encoding tRNA epoxyqueuosine(34) reductase QueG: MTSAEIKSRAAELGFDLCGIAAATDYKELGFLREWIARGYAGEMGYLARSAERRADVRAVVPSAASVISLGTVYDTDRPYSTEIAGTSAALIARYAWGEDYHDVIQQRMDALLAWMRERAGSAFEARAYVDTGPVQERVYAQYAGLGWIGKNTCLINPELGSWLFLSEIICSLDLEPDAPALDQCGSCTLCIDSCPTDAIAAPYVVDATRCLSYLTIELKGEIPIDQRESLGNHAYGCDVCQEVCPWNAQPAGEDAAGSPWLPRAAFDGRSLAGLWRTPDAELRAAMKKSAMTRAGVRRLRRNVAVCAGASGDADALTALREVREPTCDDPMVAEHIHWALELADG; the protein is encoded by the coding sequence GTGACCTCCGCCGAGATCAAGTCGCGCGCCGCCGAGCTGGGGTTCGATCTCTGCGGCATCGCGGCGGCCACCGACTACAAGGAGCTCGGCTTCCTTCGCGAGTGGATCGCGCGCGGGTATGCGGGGGAGATGGGCTACCTGGCTCGTTCCGCCGAACGCCGTGCGGACGTCCGCGCGGTCGTGCCCTCGGCCGCGTCCGTCATCTCCCTGGGCACGGTCTACGACACCGACCGGCCGTACTCGACCGAGATCGCCGGCACATCCGCCGCCCTGATCGCGCGCTACGCCTGGGGCGAGGACTATCACGACGTCATCCAGCAGAGGATGGATGCGCTGCTCGCGTGGATGCGAGAGCGCGCGGGGAGCGCGTTCGAGGCGCGGGCCTACGTCGACACCGGCCCCGTGCAGGAGCGCGTCTACGCGCAGTACGCCGGGCTGGGATGGATCGGGAAGAACACCTGTCTGATCAATCCGGAACTGGGGTCGTGGCTCTTCCTCTCGGAGATCATCTGCAGCCTGGACCTCGAGCCCGACGCGCCTGCACTCGACCAGTGCGGCAGCTGCACGCTGTGCATCGATTCGTGCCCCACGGACGCGATCGCTGCGCCCTACGTCGTCGACGCGACGCGGTGCCTCTCCTATCTCACGATCGAGCTGAAAGGGGAGATTCCGATCGATCAGCGCGAGTCGCTGGGCAATCACGCCTACGGATGTGACGTGTGCCAGGAGGTGTGTCCGTGGAACGCGCAGCCGGCGGGCGAGGACGCCGCCGGCAGTCCGTGGCTGCCGCGTGCGGCGTTCGACGGGCGCTCGCTCGCCGGGCTGTGGCGCACGCCCGATGCGGAGTTGCGCGCCGCGATGAAGAAGAGCGCGATGACCCGGGCGGGGGTCCGCCGACTGCGGCGGAACGTGGCGGTCTGTGCCGGCGCGTCGGGCGACGCCGATGCGCTCACGGCGCTGCGCGAAGTGCGCGAGCCGACCTGCGACGATCCGATGGTGGCGGAGCACATCCACTGGGCGCTGGAGCTGGCGGATGGCTAA
- a CDS encoding HEAT repeat domain-containing protein, producing MRAAAFVVGCLALSICGSAAPSARIQGGGTGPAPAQGASTAVPRITNGRVVTQSAGSALDATFRRLVAAQPEPAWIGYAVPAVNRTEGRRCCSGDTWISDGIVFTNGRIATCTLESGSPASTRRSPDQPAQLQSPVRLEGPDSVVVLYRVEDKAVQRMRIVSPDCELDAGGRAVTWLEGVTGPDSVRLLSTFVTRADVRSDRLTETALSAIAMHRDDAADAALERFGAPSSPEFVRRKVTFWLGSTRGARGFEAVKKIARDDPSEEVRKSAMFGLSQGADAQAVPELVRFARQDASAKVRGEAIFWLAQKAGQRAAAEITASIENDPDTDVKKRAVFALSQLPKDEGIPLLIKVAKSNQNPAVRKQAMFWLGQSRDPRALDFFAEVLSK from the coding sequence ATGAGAGCGGCAGCGTTCGTCGTCGGTTGCCTGGCCCTCTCGATCTGCGGCAGCGCCGCCCCGTCCGCCCGCATCCAGGGCGGCGGGACGGGTCCGGCGCCGGCGCAGGGAGCCAGCACCGCGGTCCCGCGGATCACCAACGGCCGCGTCGTCACGCAGTCGGCCGGCTCGGCGCTCGACGCCACGTTCAGGCGCCTCGTCGCGGCGCAGCCGGAGCCCGCCTGGATCGGATACGCCGTCCCCGCCGTGAACCGCACGGAGGGACGCCGCTGCTGCAGCGGCGACACGTGGATCTCGGACGGCATCGTCTTCACCAACGGGCGGATTGCCACCTGCACGCTCGAATCGGGTTCGCCGGCGTCCACGCGGCGGAGTCCCGATCAACCGGCGCAGCTGCAGAGTCCGGTACGGCTCGAAGGTCCCGACAGCGTCGTCGTCCTCTATCGCGTCGAGGACAAGGCGGTGCAGCGGATGCGGATCGTGTCGCCCGACTGCGAGCTGGACGCGGGCGGACGCGCGGTGACCTGGCTGGAGGGGGTGACCGGCCCCGACTCCGTCCGTCTGCTGTCGACGTTCGTGACGCGCGCCGACGTCCGATCGGATCGGCTCACCGAGACCGCCCTCAGCGCCATCGCGATGCACCGCGACGACGCGGCGGACGCGGCGCTGGAGAGATTCGGCGCGCCGTCCAGTCCCGAGTTCGTGCGCAGGAAGGTGACGTTCTGGCTGGGCAGCACGCGCGGCGCGCGCGGATTCGAGGCGGTGAAGAAGATCGCGCGCGACGATCCCAGCGAGGAGGTCCGGAAGAGCGCGATGTTCGGGCTCTCGCAGGGGGCCGACGCCCAGGCGGTGCCGGAACTGGTGCGGTTCGCCCGGCAGGACGCGAGCGCCAAAGTGCGCGGCGAGGCGATCTTCTGGCTGGCGCAGAAGGCCGGCCAGCGCGCCGCCGCCGAGATCACCGCCTCGATCGAGAACGATCCGGATACGGACGTGAAGAAGCGCGCCGTCTTCGCGCTGAGTCAGCTGCCGAAGGACGAAGGAATTCCGCTGCTGATCAAGGTGGCGAAGTCGAACCAGAACCCCGCGGTGCGGAAGCAGGCGATGTTCTGGCTCGGACAGTCGCGGGACCCGAGAGCACTCGACTTCTTCGCCGAAGTGCTCTCGAAGTGA
- a CDS encoding YqgE/AlgH family protein: MQETFRTALLLSMPQMQDPNFSRTVVLLCDYGPDGAFGLVLNRPTDMPASAMVRLEPPIVGGNDMPLWIGGPVEPQRGWILLNEEPASPEFKFIRDGLYLSTSQVLLRDVLQARPAPRARVLAGYAGWGPGQLDDELAQSAWLMGDVDLDIVFDTAPDVMWESAIRRLGADPAALTTSHGVH, encoded by the coding sequence ATGCAGGAAACGTTTCGCACCGCCCTGTTGCTCTCGATGCCGCAGATGCAGGACCCGAATTTTTCCCGGACGGTGGTCCTGCTCTGCGACTACGGCCCCGACGGGGCGTTCGGCCTGGTGCTGAACCGGCCGACCGACATGCCTGCGAGCGCGATGGTCCGCCTCGAGCCGCCGATCGTCGGCGGCAACGACATGCCGCTGTGGATCGGCGGTCCGGTCGAGCCGCAGCGCGGCTGGATTCTGCTCAACGAGGAGCCGGCGTCGCCGGAGTTCAAGTTCATCCGCGACGGGCTGTATCTCTCGACGTCACAGGTGCTGCTGCGCGACGTGCTGCAGGCGCGTCCCGCGCCGCGCGCGCGCGTACTCGCCGGCTACGCCGGGTGGGGTCCGGGCCAGCTCGATGACGAGCTCGCGCAGTCCGCCTGGCTGATGGGGGACGTCGATCTCGACATCGTCTTCGACACCGCGCCGGACGTGATGTGGGAATCGGCGATCCGCCGCCTCGGCGCCGATCCGGCCGCGCTCACGACCAGTCACGGCGTGCATTGA
- the acnA gene encoding aconitate hydratase AcnA, which yields MVSQNSFQTRSSLNVGGQRFAYFSLPALEKAGYSGLARLPYSLKILLENLLRREDGRFVDRDDIATLAGWDVTSKAAREIAFMPARVLLQDFTGVPAVVDLAAMRDGVIRLGGDPGKVNPLQPVELVIDHSVQVDHFAERNAFELNAELEFSRNRERYTFLRWGQTAFDNFKVVPPDTGIVHQVNLEYLARVVFSEQADGERLAYPDTLVGTDSHTTMVNGLGVVGWGVGGIEAEAAMLGQPISMLIPEVIGFRLTNRLPEGATATDLVLTITERLRKLGVVGKFVEFYGPGLEFLTIADRATLGNMSPEYGATIAICPIDDMTLDYLRLTARDESRVKLVEAYAKEQGLFRTPASPDPVYTLSTELDLSTIEPSLAGPKRPQDRVSLNQAKVKFNQALEVMLAERKPKPVKDKPGEATQPHETMAVATAVADDSSAVPGMEGLSHGSVVIAAITSCTNTSNPSVMIGAGLLARNAVRRGLTSKPWVKTSLAPGSLVVTEYLRHAGLLEPLAELGFNLVGYGCTTCIGNSGPLPEPTSSIVKDRNLVVASVLSGNRNFEGRIQSQVRANYLASPPLVVAYAIAGKMQIDLTCEPLGTDPDGTPVYLRDIWPAEREIQEAMLQSVRRDMFRDQYAHVFEGDRRWQSLPVPQGERFNWDESSTYIRNPPFFEGVTLDPAPPADLRGARVLALLGDSVTTDHISPAGSIPADSPAGKYLIAHGVAPRDFNSYGARRGNHEVMMRGTFANIRLRNQLAPGTEGGWTVTLPGDEVATIYDASVRYRQAGVPLMVIAGKEYGSGSSRDWAAKGTLLLGVKAVLAESFERIHRSNLVNMGVLPLEFKAGQNASALKLTGRESYDILGIVTMTHAGTVTVRATGPDGTINEFTATVRIDTPEELVAYRNGGILPYVLRQLVAT from the coding sequence ATGGTCTCGCAGAACTCGTTCCAGACACGGTCGTCGCTGAACGTCGGCGGCCAGCGCTTCGCCTATTTCAGTCTGCCGGCGCTGGAGAAGGCCGGTTACAGCGGTCTGGCGCGGCTGCCGTACTCGCTGAAGATCCTCCTCGAGAACCTGCTCCGGCGCGAGGACGGCCGCTTCGTCGATCGCGACGACATCGCGACGCTCGCGGGCTGGGACGTCACCTCGAAGGCTGCCCGGGAGATCGCGTTCATGCCGGCGCGGGTCCTGCTGCAGGACTTCACCGGCGTGCCCGCGGTGGTCGACCTGGCGGCGATGCGCGACGGGGTCATCCGGCTCGGCGGCGATCCCGGGAAGGTGAACCCGCTGCAGCCCGTCGAGCTGGTCATCGACCATTCGGTGCAGGTCGATCACTTCGCCGAACGGAACGCGTTCGAGCTGAACGCCGAGCTGGAGTTCTCGCGCAACCGCGAGCGCTACACCTTCCTGCGATGGGGGCAGACGGCGTTCGACAACTTCAAGGTGGTGCCGCCCGACACCGGCATCGTCCACCAGGTGAACCTGGAGTATCTGGCGCGCGTGGTGTTCAGCGAGCAGGCGGACGGCGAGCGGCTGGCGTACCCCGACACGCTGGTCGGCACCGACTCGCACACCACGATGGTCAACGGGCTCGGCGTCGTCGGCTGGGGTGTCGGCGGGATCGAGGCGGAGGCGGCGATGCTCGGGCAGCCGATCTCCATGCTGATTCCCGAAGTGATCGGCTTTCGGCTGACCAACCGGCTGCCTGAAGGGGCGACGGCGACGGACCTGGTGCTGACGATTACCGAACGGCTGCGCAAGCTGGGAGTCGTCGGCAAGTTCGTCGAGTTCTACGGGCCGGGGCTGGAGTTCCTGACCATTGCCGATCGCGCGACGCTGGGCAACATGTCGCCGGAGTACGGCGCCACCATCGCGATCTGTCCGATCGACGACATGACGCTCGACTACCTGCGGCTCACCGCGCGCGACGAGTCGCGGGTGAAGCTGGTCGAGGCGTATGCGAAGGAGCAGGGGCTGTTCCGGACGCCGGCGTCGCCGGATCCCGTCTACACGCTCTCGACCGAGCTCGATCTGTCGACGATCGAGCCGAGCCTGGCCGGGCCGAAGCGGCCGCAGGACCGCGTGTCCCTCAACCAGGCGAAGGTGAAGTTCAACCAGGCGCTCGAAGTGATGCTCGCGGAGCGCAAGCCGAAGCCGGTGAAGGACAAGCCCGGCGAGGCGACGCAGCCGCACGAAACGATGGCGGTGGCCACAGCGGTCGCCGACGATTCTTCCGCGGTCCCGGGGATGGAAGGCTTGTCGCACGGCTCGGTGGTCATCGCGGCGATCACGAGCTGCACGAACACCTCGAACCCGAGCGTCATGATCGGCGCCGGGCTGCTGGCGCGGAATGCCGTGCGGCGCGGGCTCACGTCGAAGCCCTGGGTGAAGACGAGCCTTGCGCCCGGGTCGCTCGTCGTCACCGAGTATCTGCGCCACGCCGGGCTGCTCGAGCCGCTGGCGGAGCTTGGCTTCAATCTCGTGGGCTACGGCTGCACGACGTGCATCGGCAACAGCGGACCGCTGCCTGAGCCGACGTCGTCGATCGTCAAGGATCGCAATCTGGTGGTCGCCTCCGTGCTCTCGGGCAACCGTAATTTCGAGGGCCGGATCCAGTCGCAGGTGCGGGCCAACTACCTCGCGTCGCCGCCGCTCGTCGTCGCCTACGCGATCGCGGGAAAGATGCAGATCGATCTCACCTGCGAGCCGCTCGGGACCGACCCCGACGGGACGCCGGTGTATCTGCGCGACATCTGGCCGGCCGAGCGCGAGATCCAGGAAGCGATGCTGCAGTCGGTGCGGCGCGACATGTTCCGCGACCAGTACGCGCACGTGTTCGAAGGGGATCGCCGCTGGCAGTCGCTGCCGGTGCCGCAAGGGGAGCGGTTCAACTGGGACGAGTCGTCGACCTACATCCGCAACCCGCCGTTCTTCGAAGGGGTCACGCTGGATCCGGCGCCGCCGGCCGATCTGCGCGGCGCGCGCGTCCTCGCGCTGCTCGGCGACAGCGTCACCACGGATCACATCTCGCCGGCCGGATCGATCCCGGCCGACAGTCCGGCCGGGAAGTACCTGATCGCGCACGGCGTCGCCCCGCGCGACTTCAACTCGTACGGCGCGCGCCGCGGCAATCACGAGGTGATGATGCGCGGCACCTTCGCCAACATCCGCCTGCGCAACCAACTGGCTCCCGGCACGGAGGGAGGCTGGACCGTGACGCTGCCGGGGGACGAGGTGGCGACCATCTACGACGCGTCGGTGCGCTACCGCCAGGCCGGCGTGCCGCTGATGGTGATCGCGGGCAAGGAATACGGGTCCGGCTCGTCGCGCGACTGGGCGGCCAAGGGGACGCTGCTGCTCGGCGTGAAGGCCGTCCTCGCCGAAAGCTTCGAGCGCATCCACCGCAGCAACCTGGTGAACATGGGGGTGCTGCCGCTCGAGTTCAAGGCCGGACAGAACGCCTCGGCCCTGAAGCTCACCGGCCGCGAGTCGTACGACATCCTCGGGATCGTGACGATGACGCACGCGGGGACCGTCACGGTCCGCGCGACCGGTCCCGATGGCACCATCAACGAGTTCACCGCGACGGTGCGGATCGACACGCCCGAGGAACTGGTGGCGTACCGGAACGGCGGGATTCTGCCGTACGTCCTGCGCCAGCTCGTCGCGACGTAA
- a CDS encoding sigma-70 family RNA polymerase sigma factor gives MPHTDAAAVALARDGDSEAFRALVDRHSRAVYRLAHRMTGNPQDAEDVVQETFLKAYRQLGRFESRANFGTWLHRICVNCSIDLIRSRKHQEAGHDAADLETLDSVDEHRVDPSPERLMLSSEVQERVGRAMEELTAMERAAFVLRHFEGQSIEEISGALGLKANAAKHSIFRAVRKMRLALEPFVES, from the coding sequence ATGCCGCATACGGACGCCGCCGCCGTGGCCCTGGCGCGGGACGGAGACAGCGAGGCCTTCCGGGCGCTGGTCGACCGGCACAGCCGGGCGGTCTACCGGCTGGCGCACCGGATGACCGGTAATCCGCAGGACGCCGAGGACGTGGTCCAGGAGACCTTCCTGAAGGCGTACCGGCAGCTCGGACGCTTCGAGTCGCGCGCCAATTTCGGCACGTGGCTCCATCGGATCTGCGTGAACTGTTCGATCGACCTGATTCGGAGCCGGAAACACCAGGAGGCGGGGCATGACGCAGCGGATCTCGAGACGCTCGACAGCGTGGACGAACACCGCGTCGATCCCTCCCCGGAGCGCCTCATGTTGAGCAGCGAAGTCCAGGAGCGCGTCGGCCGCGCGATGGAGGAGCTGACCGCGATGGAGCGCGCCGCGTTCGTGCTGCGCCACTTCGAAGGGCAGTCGATCGAGGAGATCAGCGGGGCGCTCGGCCTCAAGGCCAACGCCGCGAAGCACAGCATCTTCCGGGCCGTGCGCAAGATGCGCCTGGCGCTGGAACCGTTTGTCGAGAGTTAG
- a CDS encoding HEAT repeat domain-containing protein: MKTQILTMTMAAALAAAVPAAAQSTYTIGGAVTAQPATVDRAALEPAAIQAAAMAYADQQSERERELARVEREREEAAREKERAQREREREYSAYDAGQQALDSARWDRAISSFDRVIEMKGTRADAALYWKAYAQNKLGQRPEALNTIGTLVKEYPKSRYLNDARALEIEVKRAGGQTPNPAAESDEEIKVMALNALQNTAPEEAIPMLQKVLQGTGSPRLKSQALFVLAQSNSPKAREILVNIAKGAGNPDLQIRAIRYLSVHGGRESRAALADIYSATSDIDVKKRILMGFMQAGEKDRLVTAAQSEQNAELRATAVQQLGNMGAHDELWAMYQKETTLDVKKQIIRALFTGGSLTRLSELARNERDPELRLLAVRNLGVMGSKRTGDILVEIYNSDKDPAIRKAVINGLFQSNNAEGLVALARKESDPVMKKEMVSRLSNMRSKVATDYLIELLNK, translated from the coding sequence ATGAAGACACAGATCCTGACAATGACGATGGCGGCGGCGCTCGCTGCGGCCGTCCCGGCGGCGGCGCAGTCCACCTATACGATCGGCGGCGCCGTGACCGCGCAGCCCGCGACGGTCGATCGCGCGGCGTTGGAGCCGGCCGCCATCCAGGCCGCGGCCATGGCCTACGCCGATCAGCAGAGCGAGCGGGAGCGCGAGCTGGCGCGGGTGGAGCGGGAGCGCGAGGAGGCGGCGCGGGAGAAGGAGCGCGCCCAGCGCGAGCGGGAGCGTGAATACTCCGCCTACGACGCCGGCCAGCAGGCCCTCGACAGCGCCCGCTGGGACCGGGCGATCTCCAGCTTCGATCGCGTGATCGAGATGAAGGGGACGCGCGCCGACGCCGCGCTCTACTGGAAGGCCTACGCGCAGAACAAGCTCGGCCAGCGCCCCGAAGCGCTCAACACGATCGGCACGCTCGTGAAGGAGTATCCGAAGAGCCGCTATCTCAACGATGCGCGCGCGCTCGAAATCGAGGTGAAACGCGCCGGCGGACAGACGCCGAACCCCGCCGCCGAGAGCGACGAAGAGATCAAGGTCATGGCGCTCAACGCGCTGCAGAACACCGCGCCGGAGGAAGCCATCCCGATGCTGCAGAAGGTGCTGCAGGGTACCGGCTCGCCGCGGCTGAAGTCGCAGGCGCTCTTCGTCCTGGCGCAGAGCAACTCGCCGAAAGCGCGCGAGATTCTCGTCAACATCGCCAAGGGCGCCGGAAACCCGGACCTGCAGATCCGCGCCATCCGCTACCTCTCGGTCCACGGCGGCCGTGAGAGCCGGGCCGCGCTCGCCGACATCTACAGCGCCACCAGCGACATCGACGTCAAGAAGCGGATTCTCATGGGCTTCATGCAGGCCGGCGAGAAGGACCGCCTGGTCACCGCGGCGCAGAGCGAGCAGAACGCCGAGCTGCGCGCCACCGCCGTGCAGCAGCTCGGGAACATGGGCGCGCACGACGAGCTGTGGGCGATGTATCAGAAAGAAACGACGCTCGACGTCAAGAAGCAGATCATCCGCGCCCTCTTCACCGGCGGCAGCCTGACGCGGCTGAGCGAGCTGGCCCGCAACGAGCGCGATCCCGAGCTGCGCCTCCTGGCCGTCCGCAATCTGGGCGTCATGGGCAGCAAGCGGACCGGCGACATCCTCGTGGAGATCTACAACAGCGACAAGGACCCGGCGATCCGCAAGGCGGTGATCAACGGCCTGTTCCAGTCCAACAACGCCGAAGGACTCGTCGCGCTGGCGAGGAAGGAGTCCGATCCGGTGATGAAGAAGGAAATGGTGTCGCGGCTCTCGAACATGCGGTCGAAGGTCGCGACCGACTACCTGATCGAGCTGCTGAACAAGTAA